CGTGCTTTCAGAAACACGGTGGCCTCCATACtgtcaagtcgttttcgatgctgggaatttcaaatcgacgatcgactacGTTAGACTTTATCTAAAGTATATGAATtacctaaaataaattttgcgatattTCAATATTATctacctagtgatcaaagggacCCAAAATCCACAATTTTAATTGTTGTGGGGAACcgcttgcaagtttaacggtgtagaaatatcaaaatcacgtgaaatttgacaaaatttttttatactatataaaacaagatcaatgtTTTTGATCTacaattttagtattatattatcactttttgtaagatttttattttcagatattgattttgagtctttCAATCACAAATTAAATGAtaatgaaaaatcataaaatttattttttgcatacttttaatactctagatcaagtctaatgaagcTTATCGTCAATTCAGAAGTCACagcatcaaaaataatttgatagccCAGAGGCCACCATGCTTCTAAAAGCGCACAAGCCAAACagtctctctcactctctctcaatacatatatGTGTGCGCGTGCGCGTGCGTGTGTATGTATAGAGAGTTGAGCtcatgtgcttttaaaagcacagaaaCATTTGtgcttgtgattttttagccgttggatCGCCTCAAGATCTGTGCAGTACTATAAACGGTGTGTCCCATTAAGTCCCCTTTACTAGTGCTGCGTAGATTTTGAAGCGATCTGACGGCTAAAAAATCACAAGCCCGCTGAGGTCCTGTgctttacacacacacacacacacacacacacagagacaCAAAAGTTAGTATCATCTTTCAACTAATGTATTTAAGCTGAAGCATGTTGCAACCCAACGGTAGATTTCAACTTTCCTGGTTTAACCTTCTTCATGAAATTCACTCTTCAACTTCTCAAACCAGGATCGAAACCATAAAACGGAAACGTCGATCGCAGATGAATCGAGTTTTCCACTAAACAAGAAGCTACAACAAACAAATAGAACACATAGCATGGCAAAAATAGATTGACTATGCCATTAATTTTATGTAGTTATCGTCCCCTCAACAGTAGTAAGCTCCTCGTAAGTAATTTTGCATGAACTCTTCGCAAATGGCCGACCAATTGACTAATCCACCAATATTAATTACCCTacgtgatttcgcacttttaaGTTTAAtactttttgatgaaaaatgGCTTAAGCGTAGTCCTAATCAATCTAACTAAACACCGTGAAATGCTGAAACGAACAATTATCGATGTTGAGGTAGTGAACATACCAGTTGCAGAGGCCCATATTCTCGAGGAACAGATAACTTGAGCTCCTCATTCCAGATAGGGTTCAAATTGCTTTTGATAACAGCAGTTTGCGCTCTCTGCATAAAGCTATCATCTTGTCAAAATTCGATGAGAAAAGAAAGGCCACATTACACGTTTGGTCTTAAAACTATGAGGCGCATGACACtgtggtcctcaaactttaatttgttgtaatttttggctcgaactttctgaattgttgcaatcaagtcctaAAACCCAATTTAGTCGACTACATGTCGATGTGCCGCTAATATCGAAGTGATGTAGTAGTACTGTGATTGATGATATGGTAATAATTAAAATGCCACATTACTTCTACATTAGCAGCATGCCAATATTTGATCAGCTAAATTGGTTTGTGGAGTTTGATTGCAACAAGTTAGTAAGTTCGAGCTAGAAGttccaacaaaataaaatttgaacacCAAAAGTTGTAATTAAgccgaaaagaaaaaaaacttgaagAGGCAGTAATGTCACCTTCTAAAGAAAACACAATACTTATCATGCAATTAGCTTTATCTTTGTACAAGTTGCGGAAAACTCTTTCCTAAAGTACAAAAAATGACTAAAATGTTGAAGAAAACAAGAAACTAAACTACCTGTTGCCCAATGGTCAAGACGACGTAAGGATCGCTACTTAGCATATCTCTGATGGCTAGATTTGTTCCTTTTATGACTTTGACCTTTAGTATGCCGATGAACTCAATCATGCCCGCCTATTAACAagtcaaaagaataaaaaaattaatcgcGTGGCTACTCTAAACATAGGATCCTAACActattcatgcttatttacaATCTTAGCAAAACATTTTACATCATATAATCAGAATTTTCGTATACACCCATTAAAAGTGCAGCTTCTTCGAAAATAACTTTATTTGGAGTCATCCAAATCATGGTGGAAGGACGATTTTGCGTCAGATGAAGGTTTTATAGAACGGAAAACTTTGTAATTTACTGAAAAGAAAGTAATATCTTACTGAACTCTTGAAACTGTCCGAGCCAGAGCAGCTGACTTTTCCAGAATCGCAAGACTGGAAAGAGCTTTTTGAAGAAACGATCCGTAGACTTGGTTTGAGAAATTCCTGTAACTCATACTTCGACCTAAAGGGATCATAATACGGCTTCTCATGATCAGTCACTTTCGACCGTGTGAACAATAAAGTAAATAAACAACATACTGATTAAAGTTTACCTGATGAAACTCGCTCTTTCCTCATGAGACGAATCCGGATTAGGTTTGGAACATCCTTGTGGAAGAAACGCCTCGTATATTGCATTAGCATAAGAGTTTCCTCCGACTTCTACCATAGCGTCGATCTCATCGTCCGTCCATTCATCTAATGTCACCGAAAGAACCTGGATGACCATGGTCGATGAATATCATTATTAATGCTATGCTACCCTTTTGACCTATCAATATGTGCAGGGACGTAGCTAGTACTCAATTcattgaaagttaaatttttatttaatgtgAAAACAATAAATTGAGAGGTGTATTTTCTTTAATAatgacaaaacaaaaaagataaaaatctaTTTAGATGTAGACTTTATAGCAAGTAAAGAAGCTAGCACTATTGTTAATGTGGGGTTATGAGATTTCGCCACACAAAATGCCAAATTAAGATGGAACTGTGACCCCTCCCTTCGTCCTTGAATATATTGTAGTAATAATGCACAATTAAAATTGAAAGAGGTggacaaaattataatttaagatGAATATGTTAACGCATATATAATACCTTCGATATATGCGTACCAAGACTCCTGTGCACGCCGCTGCATTTTAAGCATATGAATACCCCTATGTTTGCCGACCTGCAAATCCAAATCATTGAACCACTCATgagataaaaattgaaaaagagaaTTTGTAGTCCACCAATTCTTCACAGACAAATCTAAAGAAGCGGTATAGTTGATGTCACAAATTGATAATGCTCTTCCTTCATATTCATTTTGACCCTTAACGGCATATATTTCTGATCTGATATCTGAAGAATGTTATTATGCGGCTCTTAATCATATCAATCATCTCAAGTTCATGAGTGGTTCTTTCTAAAATCCTATCCTGTGAGAAACTAGATAAAAAATCTCTACAAATCACAAGAATTATTTTTGATTACTGGTGATTGACGAAAAGAACGAATGACAAAGGTTAGGGCAAAAGGCACTTTGGGTCCTCAAACTATGGTGACACTTCGGTcatcaaactttaattcattACAATTTCTGGCTTGAACTTTCTGAatgttgcaatcaagtcccacaacccaatttttttggctaaaaattgataaattacCAAATGGAAGTAATATAGCAATATCGTAATTGATGATGCaacaataattaagatgctacaTCACTTCCACATTAATAATTCATCAatatttactcaaaaaaaattgGGTTGTAGGACTTAATTGCAACAATTCAGAAAGTTCGAGCCAGAAATTGCAAAGAATtcaagtttgaggactaaagtgtcaCTCGTCCCATAGTTTGAGGGCCAAGAGTGAAATTTACCCTCAACTACGCAAATACTATTCATTTTCAATGCTTTAGTACGACATTACTTACTCAAACCCATGCAAGTAGTCTGTATTTACTCAAGTCTCGATCTCATCAATCATTACTCCTCTGTTCTTTAGATCCGTTCTTTTcttagattatttttattttaagtaaatgaagataggaggaaaaaaaagtatgtttattacaaaatttagaTATGTTCGAGTTGCCAGTTTCTCGTACAAGTTAGATGCACTTACGCCCATTTAGGATCTGGGGCGCTGCAATCTGCACAAATGCGGTTATCGCTTTTAAGCAATAATTCCTTCAGCTTTTTCTTGCCTGTTAACAGAATAAACAGTTTTAGTCTGATTATTGAACAAAAGTACAACAAAAAGTTCCGCAGATATTTTCATCAGTGCCCAAGTAATTAGAAAAAGTGTACAAAATTTTCCCAAAAATGAGTTTCACCAAATCCCAATAGCCTAACCCCTAATCCCATGCAAGTATCGGCGACTCCAAATTGTATACATAACTAAAGATACAAACACCTTTTTAAAGTGCTTTGTTTCTGATTAATGTTAGCAAGAGTTAGCTCTCGAGTTCAAGTGATCAATTGTAGGTCATATTGCACACAGTTGAATGAAGCGCAGTAATCGTTTGGAAATGAGAAAATCAAGTAATCAAACAAACATAAGTATCATCCATTAAAAACTGCACTTCGACATTGTTTCTGTGTGCACCTTCTGATACATTTGATGTTCTAAGCAGATATGGGTACATGTTTACACCACGTTATATGACGCAATGATGCAACTCAACAATGCCGAAAGAGTTTCGTTAATCAAACCCAATCCGATTACGATGTCGCGGGTGTTGAGTAGTCGCATTTATGCTAAATAGCCACAGTTATACATGCATACATGCTTCGTTTGACGAATAACTGCCTTGGAAAAGTTTGCAATCTTCTTTACAAGCACAGAATTTGTTTCGAAGTTCCTCAAAATTGGCCCGTAGCTCATTTATGTCGCATTTGCTCTTTAAGAACTAAACACCTGTTTGGCCGGACATTCGTAAAAACTGCTTCACTTCAAGAAGCTGGCTATTAGACAAACAAAGCGTATGGAGCTTTTGCTGCGCTGGGAAGTTGAAATGAGCTTTCGGAACCAAAAGCATATGCTCTAATTATGCGGCTTCAATTCGCACTGCGGCGAGAATTTTAGGGCGATTACAGCTATTAGTGCTTCTTCAAACAGCTCTGCCCAAATAAACACGCTACGCAAGCTCCAAATGGCTCAAACAAACCCTATATTTTAACATACAACCCCCttgaactcttttttttttttgttttccgaTTGATATCTCctcaaattttgtttattttgattgGAATTATTTTAGTTCATTGGATTGGGGATTTCGTTAAATTTAGCAGTACTTccattaaatctaaaattgaagATCTCATTAACAGTTAATGGCCGATAGCTAATGAAGCTCTCAATTCTATGAACAAAAGtaacacaaaaaaaattgagggtGTTCtcaattaaagaaaagaaatgaataaGGCCGAGGGATCGACTTCAACAAAGGCTAATGGTTTGCGAGTATCGAAGTAAAAGATGAGAAAAATTTCCAAATTTCGCACCTGACGACGGCTTCTCCTCGTCGTATTTGAAACTACTCATCTTGGCTTTCACAAAACTCGATCGGTTTACGTCAGCTGAGCCTGCTAACAAGATTACTGAACAAAAATGTTAATTTaagaaatagaaacaaaaataaaaaaggaattaGAAGCATAAAAATAAACTATCTTTCGGATTTCCATCACATACACTATCCAACTTAAAAACTTGCTAAATAAGTGCAACAAAAGCTTGTTTTAAAACTCGCTAATTAAGCAGTTTCGTTTGAGTAACCTACACTTTTAGGAGGCACAAATAAATGGGGACATGGCCCCCGAAACCACTCGAACTTCAAAAGCGCGAATTTTGATTCACCATTCGAACTTTGAACACGACATAAAGTGCGAATTTGGATCACCATTCGAACTTCGAACATGACATAAACCCTCTTAAAAAATTACGCATTTCGCGACATAAACAGCCTCAAAACAAATTGTTGAggtggtttttgtttttttttttttcgggtgGTGATCTCAAATTGTGATAAAGTATATTaggtttttttcttcttttttttttgtttttgttttttagagCATAATAACAATAAATCCTACACTATTCATACACTATCTTAAAAAAGTGCATTTTTTTACGAGTGGTATAAAAATTAAAGCATttctttttattcctttttaaaGAAACAAAACACTAGTTTATACATTCCCAATAcgtaaaaaaatcacaaatttacaacaaaaaattgcatataaaTCACTAAAAATGGTGGGGGAAAAGAGGGAGTAGGATCAAACTATGCGAAAATCTAAATTACACCCAATTTTggtggaatcaaaagaaaatgttgGAGATTCGGGAAATTTGGGGAAaaacccataaaaaaaaaaggaatcaaaATGGGATCGATAATTGGGAATAGGATGATTCGGTTGTAATAAAAATCCGATCTCTTTGGGAATATATTAATGATTGGATCTTCTTACCTGGGATTTTGTTCGAGAAATTTATCGTATCGGATTTGGGAGAAAgatgcgatttttttttttttttttcgaatgaTTTGATCCGATCTTCGGAAAAggcgtttttttttaaaaaaaaaatgtgcgaAATAGTTTCTTTGGTTTGGTGGAACAATTGCATGAAGACCCCTAACTTATCATAAATTTGTAAGAACACTCTCCATCGgaggacttttttataaaataaccttctaaaattttattatttgcgaaataaccttaccaaaattatatttaaaaaactaatctcttaaaaacggtgaatggttcaccgcctttaccTTCTGAGAAAAgcgatgaatcattcatcgcctttcatttgtttattatttttttttataattctaacaactatataaatatttcaacaaattacatataatcttaacaatctaaaaattttaataatttatccatacaatcctaacaatcgatcctaataatctatccatacaatcgtaataatcaaatatcacatataattttaacaatttgaaaatcctaataatatatcaatataattctaacaattaaaatttttttaataatctatccatacaattctaacaattaaacaaaaattctaatatttcacaaacaatcctaacaacctcattttttttatttttcgtataatttacgtacaattttaataactttatttttttctctttttcaaaaaattatgaaaaagacggtgaatgattcaccgcctttaaaagaccttaaaaaaatttcagaatgcggtgaatgattcaccgcatttcgagagttaatttgccaaatataaatttgaaagggttatttcacaaattataaaattttggatggttattttataaaaaagtccccATCAGATATGCTTATATTTTgggaaaattttatataatatttgggtaaaaagttttgaatttatagatttgcccctgtaatattttaattatttaaatatattcgTTTAAagctttcaaaatatataaattcctcttttttttacCATTTGGACCGTTATGCtcttgaaagaaaattaaattttaaaaaactatataaaaatttagaatttattttatatataaaatggaacaaaaattatattaaagatattaaaaaataaaaaaatacctagtaaattaatttttttaaaaaaaaattaacttacaTAAACCAAACTGGGATTAAAGAAATAAGAGTTAATTTCAAACAAGTCcatgcaaacatagtgaattgcaaatacaTCCTTATagagttcaactttcatatattgtttctgcaaaagtcttgatattttcaaatatgtcccttccgttaagattcgttagaaaaaattagttaaccataggtaaaatacttaaccctaattagttaatcagatgaattgacctttttacccctTTTCAATTAACCGTTGAAACTTTTGGAGAGACATGGCAAAAAggttatttcacttataaaataaacaatggTTTAACAGTTACAGTAACAAACCAAGTAAACATATTTGAagatattagaacttttgtagggacaatatatgaaaattaaagtttgaagcgatatatttgtaattcactgtGTTCGCAGGTGTTGGGCAAACAAGCAAGTTGGGCAATCCACGGGCtgatcatcatatataacatatacaaAAGGGTCGTTTGGGCATAGATAGAATTTACCAACAAATTtttagagctaggctcctacgCTTTTCAATGATGAGGCATCCATAAttagaatagtatatttcatatatgagataatttatttaattataaataaagggataattacctatatacctcTTAAAACTTcggaaatatctcatttacctttatttttttttctttccaatatactcctcatatgttcctccgttatttcaaaatatccctacagttaccatccgttaagttaacttgggttaaacgtgagttaaatatctaccacagttaaaaaaaattaaaatgccaattttttccttaacttaagagcaaataagaaatattggtgacattagaagggtatattttaaaagaccaaaagtcaaaatattttttgtgcttttGATTTAAGgggaaataagaaaagtcggtaatGGTGGAAGGgcatatttgaaagggcaaaatagtaattttatacagctagcagagttcattaacagattttaactctatggatatatttgaataggttgaaacataaaaaaaaaaggtattttcaatattagtcttttaaaaggggtaaattagaaagtcataaatttttcaggaatatataagcaattgccccataaataaataaataaataattggaaTTGACCGACTAAGATATTCATACATTCTCCTTCCAATTCCGGATAGCATTATCAAACACTCATTTTATAGACAACCCCCTAAACTTCAGAAGGATTTGAAATTGACCTTTGaactactttttatttaatttacacCTACTAAACTTTAGCCcgattagggatgcaaatggatacaggtacccaaaattttatccgaattcgaaccAGAAGGAGCGAAtttatccgatgctaaatggatatagttttgaatatggctataaaaaataaaaacccgatgGATATAGAttcagatatgaattttgacgGTACCCGACCCAAACGAGAACCCGACCCAATCCcgcatttattttacattatatataatatgtatataaaaatttaatgttatatttaaaattgtattttaaaattttaaatttaatgtaatacATTTGGAAATATTgagaagagaaataattatttcggatttAGGTTTAGGtctggattttgaatttttggtcgagttcgggtttggatatgaatttttaaagtCTGGGTTCGGGTTCTGGGTTTGgaatcgggttcgggtttttgaaaatccaccTTGAATCCGACCCGCTGACATCCATAAGCCCGATTGGAAATTGACCCcataactattttttaatttaatttacgcCCCCTACTTACTAAAAGTTTGATTCAAGCTCTTCccttgataattttgaaaattctattagaatttttaaaaaaacctatAAAATGCACAGCGAGTAAAATACATTTGCAGCTTAATATTGATCagcatatttttaattataatacaataaacaaataaaaaaaacccaataaaatagaaaataaaatacattAGAATTTTAGCAAAAATCACATTTTACAAATCAATcaccctccctccctccctctaaAATAATGCACTTATTTTTCAgcttatcccaaaaaaaaagtcaaataaaataataaacccCAAAATTGCTAATTTAATAAGTAGAGGGAGtgcaaatcaaattaaaaaaagggtataaatcaaataaaagaaagtTTAGGGGCAAATTTCAAATCAGGCTAAAGTTCAGGGAGTGTCTATACATTTTAACCTGGAGACAAATAGTGTTAGATAACATGCATAAAAAGAATACTAATTTTACATATGCATACATACACACATTAAGATTCTACCTCATACATTTTGAAGAGAGAAATTTTGTGGTATCtaggaccaaaaaaaaagaaaaaaaaaaggcgaaaTCACGCACTCTCGATGAGGGGACAACATAATGATCAATGGTTAATTAGAATTTTATCATGTTAATATACTGAGAAGTGAACTTCTGATAGCAGCAAAAATCTGCAGCTTTTCGTCGGTTCTCAATTGCTTTCGAAACCGAATATCCGGAATACACCTGCATGCGAAAAAACCAATGTTATTACCGCTGTTACTATCGAAGAACACAAGAGTACAAACACAAGTCGATTTGTTCAAGATTTAGTTTttaaaacaagaagaaaaattcCGAACATGAGACTTAAAATGAGGGTGGAATTCAATTGCAGTGAAGTTTTTAAGTTTCTCGGAAGTCGACTTCTCATTtggttatttgttttgatgaatTAGTTCattttggttcggttcggttcgattttccaattaatttttagattttcttttctttttatgaattaatttataatttagaattcTAATTGAATCATTATGGAAAtcacacaaaaaaatttaattctaagtatagaattttgaaaaatatgctGATATATGAtcatgatttgatcataaatataaaattttaataaatagtttAGGAGTCTGGCtgggatgctatcgatagcacgaagtatttggtgctatcaagttttctaccgttagatttacctcttttatcattttcatccgttcgattatactatacaaccaaccacccactcaaccctaagagacccacatcatcctaaccacacatcttttaatccaagagcagaaaacttaatagcaccaagtcattggtgcgattaatagtattccagcctagttcaatagtttagataaaaagcgtaaaaaaattagtatttggtTTTGGTATGGTTCGGTTAAGAAATGTGTTCAAACCGAACCGGAAccgaaaaccaaattttagtaaatttcaaaACCAAACTAATTCATTTTGGTTCAGttttgcaattaatttttagattttcttttctttttatgaattaatttaTAGTTCAACATTCAAATTGAATCATTATGGAAATCACAcacaaaaaaattgattataaattataattttttaaaaagtgttgatATATGAtcatgatttgatcataaatataaaactttaataaatagttcagataaaaagcgtaaaaaatattactatttgGTTTTCCGTTCGTTCAGTTAAGGAATGTGTTCAAACTGAACCGAAaccaaaaaccaaatttcaGTAAATTTGAAAACCAAACTGAACCGAAAACCGTATAAATCGAACCAAATAATCttatttggttcggttcggtttgGAACCAAACTGTGTACACCCCGAATTGTA
This window of the Ananas comosus cultivar F153 linkage group 19, ASM154086v1, whole genome shotgun sequence genome carries:
- the LOC109724733 gene encoding ADP-ribosylation factor GTPase-activating protein AGD12-like isoform X1, with protein sequence MSSFKYDEEKPSSGKKKLKELLLKSDNRICADCSAPDPKWASANIGVFICLKCSGVHRSLGTHISKVLSVTLDEWTDDEIDAMVEVGGNSYANAIYEAFLPQGCSKPNPDSSHEERASFIRSKYELQEFLKPSLRIVSSKSSFQSCDSGKVSCSGSDSFKSSAGMIEFIGILKVKVIKGTNLAIRDMLSSDPYVVLTIGQQRAQTAVIKSNLNPIWNEELKLSVPREYGPLQLQVFDHDMLSADDIMGEAEVDLQPMITAAMAFGDPDLLADMPIGKWLKSHDNALLKDSTINIVDGKIKQEVSLKLQNVESGEIDLELEWIPLNQ
- the LOC109724733 gene encoding ADP-ribosylation factor GTPase-activating protein AGD12-like isoform X2, translating into MGVLSVTLDEWTDDEIDAMVEVGGNSYANAIYEAFLPQGCSKPNPDSSHEERASFIRSKYELQEFLKPSLRIVSSKSSFQSCDSGKVSCSGSDSFKSSAGMIEFIGILKVKVIKGTNLAIRDMLSSDPYVVLTIGQQRAQTAVIKSNLNPIWNEELKLSVPREYGPLQLQVFDHDMLSADDIMGEAEVDLQPMITAAMAFGDPDLLADMPIGKWLKSHDNALLKDSTINIVDGKIKQEVSLKLQNVESGEIDLELEWIPLNQ